The Pseudomonas fluorescens genome includes a window with the following:
- the flgE gene encoding flagellar hook protein FlgE, whose amino-acid sequence MSFNIGLSGLYAANKQLDVTGNNIANVATTGFKSSRAEFEDVYSATKLGSGSKTVGNGVRLANVSQQFGQGDVNNTGNVLDMGIQGQGFFVLSNDGSLSYTRAGTFKTDKEGFITNSDGTARLQGYGVDANGKIQNGILTDLRIDTSNLPPQATSLVSSTINLNSTATPITVAFNPTDTATFTKQFTTPVYDTQGNQHSMDQYMVKTAGNTWNVYTLIDGRNLNGSAPVAPNAPVPSTMTFDSNGRLTQVSTPVPPTVPPTVPTPAPTISNDLNLVGWVPGTVTNGTWTANGAGSSTITISMANTTQFNADTARSIPAQNGYATGQITNLTIDGSGVLLANFSNNQTKPIGQLALASFTNEQGLQPVGGTSWKETFASGIPGYDAPETGTLGSIVSNSLEESNVNLTNELVELIKAQSNYQANAKTISTQSTIMQTIIQMT is encoded by the coding sequence ATGTCTTTCAACATCGGCCTTAGCGGTCTCTATGCAGCCAACAAACAGCTGGACGTGACCGGCAACAACATCGCCAACGTGGCGACCACCGGTTTCAAATCGTCCCGCGCGGAATTCGAAGACGTCTACTCGGCCACCAAGCTGGGCTCGGGCAGCAAGACTGTCGGCAACGGCGTGCGCCTGGCCAACGTTTCCCAGCAGTTCGGCCAGGGGGATGTCAACAACACCGGCAACGTGCTGGACATGGGTATCCAGGGCCAGGGTTTCTTTGTTCTGAGCAACGACGGCTCCCTGAGCTACACCCGTGCCGGTACGTTCAAGACCGACAAGGAAGGTTTCATCACCAACAGCGATGGTACTGCGCGCCTGCAGGGTTATGGTGTGGACGCCAACGGCAAGATCCAGAACGGGATCCTGACCGACCTGCGCATCGACACTTCGAACCTGCCGCCGCAAGCCACCAGCCTGGTTTCTTCGACGATCAACCTGAACTCCACGGCGACGCCGATCACCGTTGCGTTCAACCCGACCGACACGGCCACATTCACCAAGCAATTCACTACCCCGGTCTATGATACCCAGGGCAACCAGCACTCCATGGACCAGTACATGGTCAAGACTGCCGGTAATACCTGGAACGTCTATACCTTGATCGATGGTCGTAACCTCAATGGCAGCGCGCCGGTTGCTCCGAACGCTCCGGTTCCTTCCACAATGACGTTCGACTCGAACGGCAGACTAACCCAGGTCAGCACTCCGGTTCCGCCGACCGTTCCGCCGACTGTTCCGACACCTGCGCCAACCATCAGCAATGATCTGAATCTGGTTGGCTGGGTCCCAGGCACTGTGACTAATGGTACATGGACTGCTAATGGCGCGGGCTCGTCGACTATTACGATCTCCATGGCCAACACCACCCAATTCAACGCCGACACCGCCCGCTCGATTCCAGCCCAGAACGGTTACGCCACGGGCCAGATTACCAACCTGACCATCGACGGCAGCGGTGTACTGTTGGCCAACTTCAGCAACAACCAGACCAAGCCGATCGGCCAGCTCGCACTCGCCAGCTTCACCAACGAGCAAGGCCTGCAGCCGGTAGGCGGCACCAGCTGGAAAGAAACCTTCGCCTCGGGCATCCCGGGCTACGATGCCCCGGAAACCGGCACTTTGGGCTCGATCGTCTCCAACTCCCTGGAAGAGTCCAACGTCAACCTGACCAACGAACTGGTCGAGCTGATCAAGGCCCAGAGCAACTACCAGGCGAACGCCAAGACCATCTCCACCCAGAGCACCATCATGCAGACCATCATTCAGATGACCTGA
- the flgC gene encoding flagellar basal body rod protein FlgC, whose amino-acid sequence MSIASVFNIAGSAMSAQTTRLNTVASNIANAETVSSSIDQTYRARHPVFATMFQGGQSGGSDSLFQEQDAAGQGVQVLGVVEDQSNLEARYEPNHPAADAKGYVYYPNVNVVEEMADMISASRSFQTNAEMMNTAKTMMQKVLTLGQ is encoded by the coding sequence ATGTCGATTGCTAGCGTATTCAACATTGCCGGCAGTGCCATGAGTGCCCAGACCACTCGCCTGAACACCGTCGCCAGTAACATCGCCAACGCCGAGACCGTTTCGTCGAGCATCGACCAGACCTACCGCGCCCGCCACCCGGTTTTCGCCACCATGTTCCAGGGCGGCCAGTCCGGCGGCAGCGACTCGCTGTTCCAGGAGCAGGACGCGGCCGGGCAGGGCGTACAGGTGCTTGGCGTGGTCGAAGACCAGAGCAACCTCGAAGCCCGTTATGAGCCAAATCATCCGGCTGCGGACGCCAAGGGTTATGTCTACTACCCGAACGTCAACGTGGTCGAAGAAATGGCCGACATGATTTCCGCCAGTCGTTCGTTCCAGACCAACGCCGAAATGATGAACACCGCCAAAACCATGATGCAGAAGGTCCTGACCCTCGGTCAGTGA
- the flgD gene encoding flagellar hook assembly protein FlgD — MSVTNTTSGLSLNEILANSSVKTNNTSDTLGAVTGAATGKKELGKDAFLQLLVTQLKNQNPLEPQDNGEFVAQLAQFSSLEGITTLNETVSGIAGNYNSSQALQASSLVGRSVIAPGDKAVVDTSKSLNGTVVVPTSVSSVAVKIVDKDGKTVRTIDLGSQNAGNSAFIWDGKNDAGTVVESGTYTFAASTTIDGKATSLITNLPATVSSVTISQTGGELMLNLAGLGSIALSKVQTIGM, encoded by the coding sequence ATGAGCGTTACCAACACTACCAGCGGTTTGAGCCTGAACGAGATTCTGGCCAATTCCTCGGTCAAGACCAACAACACCTCCGATACCCTCGGGGCAGTGACAGGTGCGGCGACCGGCAAGAAGGAACTGGGCAAGGATGCGTTCCTGCAACTGCTCGTTACCCAGCTGAAGAACCAGAACCCGCTGGAGCCCCAGGACAACGGTGAGTTCGTGGCCCAATTGGCGCAGTTCAGCAGCCTGGAAGGCATCACCACCCTCAACGAGACCGTCAGCGGCATCGCCGGCAACTACAACTCGTCCCAGGCCTTGCAGGCTTCGTCGCTGGTGGGCCGCTCGGTCATTGCTCCAGGCGACAAGGCTGTGGTCGATACCTCCAAGAGCCTCAACGGCACGGTGGTGGTGCCAACCTCGGTGTCCTCCGTCGCGGTCAAGATCGTGGACAAGGACGGCAAGACCGTTCGCACCATCGACTTGGGCAGCCAGAACGCCGGCAATTCCGCGTTCATCTGGGATGGCAAGAACGATGCGGGCACGGTCGTTGAATCGGGCACTTACACCTTCGCGGCCTCGACCACCATCGACGGCAAGGCCACGTCGTTGATCACCAACCTGCCGGCCACGGTCAGCAGCGTGACGATCAGCCAGACGGGCGGTGAGCTGATGCTCAACCTGGCCGGGCTGGGCAGCATTGCCCTGTCCAAAGTACAAACTATTGGTATGTAG
- a CDS encoding ribonucleoside-diphosphate reductase subunit alpha, translating to MHTDTTRENPQGTAPLAADSNPDLSATAPGQLRVIKRNGTVVPYTDDKITVAITKAFLAVEGGTAAASSRIHDTVARLTEQVTATFKRRMPSGGTIHIEEIQDQVELALMRAGEQKVARDYVIYRDSRAKERATRSPADAPVQAHPSIRIARADGSLAPLDMGRLNTIVTEACEGLEEVDGDLIQRETLKNLYDGVALKDVNTALVMTARTLVEREPNYSFVTARLLMDTLRAEGLSFLEVAESATHHEMVDLYAKALPAYVAKGIEFELLNPVLAEFDLEKLGKAINHERDQQFTYLGLQTLYDRYFIHKDGVRFELPQIFFMRVAMGLAIEEKQREDRAIEFYNLLSSFDYMASTPTLFNAGTLRPQLSSCYLTTVPDDLSGIYGAIHDNAMLSKFAGGLGNDWTPVRALGSYIKGTNGKSQGVVPFLKVVNDTAVAVNQGGKRKGAVCAYLETWHMDIEEFIELRKNTGDDRRRTHDMNTANWIPDLFMKRVFDDGKWTLFSPSEVPDLHDLTGKAFEERYEYYEALTEYNKIKLFKVVQAKDLWRKMLSMLFETGHPWLTFKDPCNLRSPQQHVGVVHSSNLCTEITLNTNKDEIAVCNLGSINLPNHIVDGKLDTAKLQRTVNTAVRMLDNVIDINYYSVPQAKNSNFKHRPVGLGIMGFQDALYLQHIPYGSDAAVEFADKSMEAVSYYAIQASCDLADERGAYETFQGSLWSQGILPLDSQQILIAQRGQKYIDVDLNESLDWAPVRARVQKGIRNSNIMAIAPTATIANITGVSQSIEPTYQNLYVKSNLSGEFTVINPYLVRDLKARGLWDSVMINDLKYYDGSVQQIERIPQELKALYATAFEVDTKWIVDAASRRQKWIDQAQSLNLYIAGASGKKLDVTYRMAWYRGLKTTYYLRALAATSTEKSTINTGKLNAVSSGGNHGDDSVLAAPAGPAPVPKACAIDEPDCEACQ from the coding sequence CACACCGACACAACTCGCGAGAACCCGCAGGGCACCGCGCCGCTGGCCGCCGATTCGAACCCGGATCTGTCCGCCACCGCGCCGGGCCAACTGCGTGTGATCAAGCGTAACGGCACTGTCGTTCCTTACACCGATGACAAGATCACCGTCGCCATCACCAAAGCGTTCCTCGCAGTTGAAGGTGGCACCGCTGCCGCTTCGTCGCGAATCCACGACACCGTGGCCCGCCTGACCGAACAGGTCACCGCGACCTTCAAGCGTCGCATGCCCTCGGGCGGCACCATCCACATCGAAGAAATCCAGGACCAGGTCGAACTGGCCCTGATGCGTGCCGGCGAGCAGAAAGTGGCGCGCGACTACGTGATCTACCGTGACTCCCGCGCCAAGGAACGTGCTACCCGCTCCCCAGCCGACGCACCGGTCCAGGCCCACCCTTCGATCCGCATCGCCCGCGCCGACGGCAGCCTGGCGCCACTGGACATGGGTCGCCTGAACACCATCGTCACCGAGGCCTGCGAAGGCCTGGAAGAAGTCGATGGCGACCTGATCCAGCGCGAAACCCTGAAGAACCTCTATGACGGCGTTGCACTCAAGGACGTCAACACGGCCCTGGTGATGACCGCCCGGACCCTGGTGGAGCGCGAGCCGAACTACTCCTTCGTGACCGCCCGCCTGCTGATGGACACCCTGCGTGCCGAAGGCCTGAGCTTCCTGGAAGTCGCCGAGAGCGCGACCCACCACGAAATGGTCGACCTGTACGCCAAGGCGCTGCCAGCCTATGTTGCCAAGGGTATCGAGTTCGAATTGCTGAACCCGGTCCTGGCCGAATTCGATCTGGAAAAACTCGGCAAGGCGATCAACCACGAGCGCGACCAGCAGTTCACCTACCTGGGCCTGCAAACCCTGTATGACCGTTACTTCATCCACAAGGATGGCGTGCGTTTCGAACTGCCACAGATCTTCTTCATGCGCGTGGCCATGGGCCTGGCGATCGAAGAGAAGCAGCGCGAAGACCGTGCGATCGAGTTCTACAACCTGTTGTCGTCCTTCGACTACATGGCCTCGACTCCGACCTTGTTCAACGCCGGTACCCTGCGTCCACAGCTGTCGAGCTGCTACCTGACCACCGTTCCGGATGACCTGTCGGGCATCTACGGCGCAATCCACGACAACGCCATGCTGTCGAAATTCGCCGGTGGCCTGGGCAACGACTGGACCCCGGTTCGCGCATTGGGCTCGTACATCAAGGGCACCAACGGCAAATCCCAGGGCGTGGTGCCGTTCCTCAAAGTGGTCAACGACACCGCCGTCGCGGTCAACCAGGGTGGCAAGCGCAAGGGCGCGGTCTGTGCCTACCTGGAAACCTGGCACATGGACATCGAAGAGTTCATCGAGCTGCGCAAGAACACCGGTGATGACCGTCGTCGTACCCACGACATGAACACCGCCAACTGGATCCCTGACCTGTTCATGAAGCGTGTCTTCGATGACGGCAAGTGGACCCTGTTCTCGCCGTCCGAAGTACCGGACCTGCACGACCTGACCGGCAAGGCTTTCGAAGAGCGCTACGAGTACTACGAAGCCCTGACCGAGTACAACAAGATCAAGCTGTTCAAAGTCGTCCAGGCCAAAGACCTGTGGCGCAAGATGCTGTCGATGCTGTTCGAAACCGGCCACCCATGGCTGACCTTCAAGGACCCGTGCAACCTGCGCAGCCCGCAGCAGCACGTGGGCGTGGTCCACAGCTCGAACCTGTGCACCGAGATCACCCTGAACACCAACAAGGATGAGATCGCGGTCTGCAACCTGGGCTCGATCAACCTGCCGAACCACATCGTCGACGGCAAGCTGGACACCGCCAAGCTGCAACGCACCGTGAACACTGCCGTGCGCATGCTCGACAACGTGATCGACATCAACTACTACTCGGTGCCACAGGCGAAGAACTCCAACTTCAAGCACCGTCCGGTCGGCCTGGGCATCATGGGCTTCCAGGACGCGCTGTACCTGCAGCACATCCCGTACGGTTCCGATGCCGCGGTCGAATTCGCCGACAAGTCCATGGAAGCGGTCAGCTACTATGCGATCCAGGCTTCCTGCGACCTGGCCGACGAGCGTGGCGCCTACGAGACGTTCCAGGGTTCGCTGTGGTCCCAGGGCATTCTGCCGCTGGACTCGCAACAGATCCTGATCGCCCAGCGCGGCCAGAAGTACATCGACGTTGACCTGAACGAATCCCTGGACTGGGCACCGGTTCGCGCCCGTGTGCAGAAAGGCATCCGTAACTCCAACATCATGGCCATCGCACCGACCGCCACCATCGCCAACATCACCGGCGTGTCGCAGTCGATCGAACCGACCTACCAGAACCTGTATGTGAAATCGAACCTGTCGGGCGAGTTCACCGTGATCAACCCGTACCTGGTTCGCGACCTCAAGGCCCGCGGCCTCTGGGACTCGGTCATGATCAACGACCTGAAGTACTACGACGGTTCGGTGCAGCAGATCGAACGCATCCCGCAAGAGCTCAAAGCGCTCTACGCCACCGCGTTCGAAGTGGACACCAAGTGGATCGTCGACGCCGCCAGCCGTCGCCAGAAGTGGATCGACCAGGCTCAATCGCTGAACCTGTACATCGCCGGTGCTTCGGGCAAGAAGCTGGACGTGACCTACCGCATGGCTTGGTACCGTGGCCTGAAAACCACTTACTACCTCCGTGCCCTGGCCGCGACCAGCACCGAGAAGTCGACCATCAACACCGGCAAGCTGAACGCTGTTTCCAGCGGCGGCAACCACGGTGACGATTCGGTCCTGGCTGCTCCAGCAGGCCCTGCGCCAGTGCCAAAGGCCTGCGCGATCGACGAGCCGGATTGCGAAGCTTGCCAATAA